In Uranotaenia lowii strain MFRU-FL chromosome 2, ASM2978415v1, whole genome shotgun sequence, one genomic interval encodes:
- the LOC129749019 gene encoding zinc finger protein 337-like, whose protein sequence is MEPVDEFSLESFEPLLSPSVRQYRNRSKNLDPKVSVTTAGNCSGNGKEQLAEVLAKIATLQKATESGKAEGFDRTKLVRTYNVKLRLKKSCSLYKCFDCDSCFTNAEFLELHEKSHSSTATTTTATQLESSGEVARVDDAIDLGNHSIDESEMNLKQCETWFAGDGYGRPEDDLFLDGEDGDGDDETIHLDCIVHEREDNFDISFDRTKCAKTYTVAKYKVKKDPVGKCDRCEKSFYSYDAFRMHQLEHERFMNFDSIEPKINIDSPKIEESTLMVDESFYQVISEIDASDILEVSEGTIELSPSSQGSTVTIEYQIVPRNSSDETPFHPVSTSSCFAERGSPQRSIEGKYQCEICQQRFRFRPAYNVHMHSHRNQRPFQCAECGRKFISKVKLFLHRYGHSREHRRSQGSLLKCLQCDERFAKPRFLFEHIQRDHSTDNQHQQPAEEVSEAAKGAAQ, encoded by the exons ATGGAACCGGTAGATGAATTTTCACTCGAATCATTCGAGCCTCTTCTGAGTCCCTCCGTACGGCAGTACCGAAATAGATCTAAAAATTTAGACCCAAAAGTCTCGGTTACGACGGCAGGCAATTGCTCCGGAAATGGAAAAGAACAGCTGGCTGAAGTGCTAGCTAAAATTGCCACCTTGCAGAAAGCTACCGAGTCCGGTAAGGCCGAAGGATTCGACAGGACCAAGCTGGTCCGAACGTACAATGTCAAGTTGAGGTTGAAGAAAAGTTGTTCGCTGTACAAGTGCTTCGATTGCGATAGTTGCTTCACCAATGCTGAGTTTCTGGAACTGCATGAAAAATCACATTCCAGCACGgcgacaacaacaacagcaacacaGTTGGAGAGTTCCGGAGAAGTGGCGCGAGTGGACGACGCTATCGATCTGGGCAATCATTCGATCGACGAATCCGAAATGAATCTGAAACAGTGTGAAACTTGGTTTGCCGGCGATGGCTATGGCCGTCCGGAAGATGATTTGTTTCTGGACGGCGAAGATGGCGATGGCGATGACGAAACGATTCATCTCGATTGTATCGTCCACGAGCGGGAGGATAACTTCGATATCAGTTTTGATCGCACGAAATGTGCCAAGACGTATACGGTGGCCAAATATAAAGTGAAAAAGGATCCGGTAGGAAAGTGTGATCGATGCGAGAAGAGTTTCTACTCGTACGATGCGTTCCGGATGCACCAATTGGAACACGAACGGTTCATGAACTTCGACTCGATTGAGCCAAAAATTAACATCGATTCGCCAAAAATCGAAGAGAGTACGCTGATGGTGGATGAAAGTTTCTACCAGGTTATTTCTGAG atTGATGCTAGTGATATTTTAGAGGTCAGTGAAGGCACAATCGAACTAAGCCCGAGCTCGCAAGGTTCTACCGTAACCATCGAGTACCAAATCGTCCCTCGGAACTCTTCCGATGAAACACCATTTCATCCGGTGTCAACAAGTAGTTGTTTTGCTGAGAGAGGATCACCACAGCGCAGCATCGAAGGGAAATATCAGTGCGAAATTTGCCAGCAGCGATTTCGCTTCCGGCCAGCGTACAATGTGCACATGCACAGTCATCGGAACCAGCGGCCATTCCAGTGTGCTGAATGTGGTCGCAAATTTATCTCCAAAGTCAAGCTCTTTCTCCATCGGTATGGCCACTCAAGGGAGCATCGGCGTTCCCAAGGAAGTTTACTGAAGTGTTTACAGTGTGACGAGCGATTCGCGAAACCCCGATTCCTTTTCGAGCACATCCAGCGAGACCATTCGACTGATAACCAGCACCAGCAACCAGCAGAGGAAGTAAGTGAAGCGGCAAAGGGCGCGGCGCAGTGA